The following proteins are encoded in a genomic region of Microcoleus sp. FACHB-68:
- a CDS encoding serine hydrolase domain-containing protein has product MSKRISRRRFLKHSQAGILGLSTFGLVSLGCNSRASGQLKTNVPAEKLITDLQQQIPQLMQRSGVPGVAVAVVRDREILWSRGFGVKNTDSGQPVNENTVFAAASLSKPVLAYAAMKLYERGELDLDAPLTNYTAKPYISDPRIWKISARLVLSHTTGFPNWSGDEPVWIDFTPGSKFSYSSEGFLYLQSVIERITRQPFNEYVTRNVFAPLGMTNSSYIWRSSFQSLAANGHDRDGVPFPVGKPSQANGAGSLRTTATDYAKFLIAMMEPAVNDPFRLNEQSLEIMLQQNSRISQSLGWGLGWGLERTNDGDFFWHWGDSGIFKSFTLGSKRSKTGMVILTNSENGLRICENIVRLAIGGQHPAFSFSMIDY; this is encoded by the coding sequence ATGTCTAAACGGATTTCTCGCCGGCGGTTTCTGAAGCATAGTCAAGCTGGAATTCTCGGTCTTTCGACTTTTGGCTTGGTGAGCTTGGGATGTAATTCTCGCGCTTCAGGACAGTTAAAAACCAATGTGCCGGCAGAAAAATTAATTACCGATCTTCAACAGCAAATTCCTCAACTCATGCAAAGATCCGGGGTTCCGGGCGTTGCCGTTGCAGTTGTTAGGGATAGAGAAATTCTCTGGAGTCGTGGCTTCGGCGTTAAAAATACAGACAGTGGGCAACCTGTTAATGAAAATACCGTATTTGCTGCCGCTTCTTTAAGCAAGCCGGTGTTGGCTTATGCTGCTATGAAATTGTATGAGCGGGGCGAATTAGACCTCGACGCTCCTTTAACAAATTATACGGCTAAACCTTACATTTCTGATCCCAGAATTTGGAAAATATCAGCGCGATTGGTATTGTCTCATACAACGGGATTTCCGAATTGGAGTGGAGATGAGCCGGTGTGGATAGATTTTACTCCCGGTTCAAAATTTAGCTATTCAAGTGAAGGTTTTCTTTATTTACAAAGTGTTATAGAGCGCATAACAAGGCAACCGTTTAATGAATATGTAACCCGCAACGTCTTTGCGCCTCTTGGTATGACAAACAGCAGTTATATTTGGAGAAGTTCTTTTCAATCTTTAGCGGCGAACGGACATGATAGGGATGGCGTTCCGTTTCCTGTAGGTAAACCCTCTCAAGCAAACGGTGCCGGTAGTTTACGCACAACTGCCACCGACTACGCAAAATTTTTAATCGCCATGATGGAGCCGGCAGTGAATGATCCTTTCCGACTCAATGAACAAAGTTTGGAGATAATGCTGCAACAAAACAGCAGAATTAGTCAGTCTTTGGGTTGGGGTCTTGGCTGGGGTTTAGAACGCACCAATGATGGAGATTTTTTCTGGCATTGGGGAGATAGCGGCATCTTCAAAAGCTTTACTTTGGGTTCCAAAAGATCTAAAACTGGAATGGTTATTTTAACCAACAGTGAAAACGGATTGAGAATTTGTGAAAATATTGTTCGGTTGGCAATTGGGGGACAGCACCCTGCCTTTTCTTTTTCGATGATTGATTACTGA
- a CDS encoding peptidase M56, giving the protein MLLNLLALDGAASPIVNQRKKTFTSSTFRATLQYPSHWKLIAGYDTFNTRYGSSDGFFMMSAGTREGITFEALCAQEASHKLKPYGANPRIEKLRIQGQQACLIWPSQDQDKSMMNQAQLIVQAPRLIKISGTQYNNFTLVADKKHIRELARTLKFI; this is encoded by the coding sequence ATGCTACTTAATCTTCTTGCATTGGATGGAGCTGCTAGCCCAATTGTCAACCAGCGTAAAAAGACATTTACTAGCTCAACTTTTCGCGCCACCTTGCAATATCCGAGTCACTGGAAATTAATAGCAGGTTACGATACCTTTAACACGCGTTATGGCAGCTCTGATGGCTTTTTTATGATGTCTGCCGGCACTCGTGAAGGAATAACTTTTGAGGCTTTGTGCGCTCAAGAAGCAAGTCATAAACTCAAGCCTTACGGAGCAAATCCTCGCATCGAGAAACTACGAATTCAGGGACAGCAAGCCTGTTTGATTTGGCCTTCACAGGATCAAGATAAAAGCATGATGAACCAAGCTCAGCTCATTGTTCAAGCTCCGCGATTGATTAAAATTTCGGGAACTCAATACAACAATTTTACGTTAGTGGCCGATAAAAAACATATCCGAGAGCTTGCTAGAACACTGAAATTTATTTAG
- a CDS encoding YdcF family protein, translated as MKLATSPKKVKRLKRRFARVAILGIATFILWIGYLAGSIYFYGSQTTTEKADAAIVLGAAVWDTEPSPVFRERINHAITLYKTNQVKNIIFTGGQGEVSEQAESIVAKDYAIDRGVAAADILTETQSRTTFQNLYYAKQEAENNQLSQFLIVSDPLHMKRAMRMAQDLDMKAKSSPTLTTRYKSFSAQSEFLRRETLFYSLYLIRRLFEMPAQNPHTF; from the coding sequence ATGAAGTTAGCCACATCCCCTAAAAAAGTTAAGCGGCTGAAACGAAGATTTGCGAGAGTGGCAATTCTAGGAATTGCTACTTTTATCCTATGGATTGGATATTTAGCCGGCAGCATCTATTTCTACGGCAGTCAAACAACAACTGAGAAAGCAGATGCAGCCATTGTCTTGGGTGCGGCAGTTTGGGATACGGAACCGTCACCCGTTTTTAGAGAGCGCATCAATCATGCAATTACGCTCTACAAAACGAATCAAGTTAAAAATATTATTTTCACCGGCGGACAAGGGGAAGTCTCCGAACAGGCAGAATCAATCGTGGCGAAAGATTATGCAATTGATCGGGGAGTTGCAGCAGCAGATATTTTGACTGAAACGCAGTCACGAACAACGTTTCAAAATCTCTATTATGCGAAACAAGAAGCTGAAAATAATCAGTTAAGTCAATTTTTAATCGTCAGCGATCCGTTGCACATGAAACGAGCGATGCGAATGGCGCAAGATTTAGACATGAAGGCTAAGTCATCTCCAACGCTAACGACACGATATAAAAGTTTTTCGGCTCAATCGGAGTTTTTGAGACGAGAAACATTGTTTTACAGCTTATATTTAATCAGACGGTTATTTGAAATGCCGGCTCAAAATCCTCACACCTTTTAA